Below is a genomic region from Populus trichocarpa isolate Nisqually-1 chromosome 15, P.trichocarpa_v4.1, whole genome shotgun sequence.
TTGTAAATGATCCTGACCGCGCTTTCATGTCTGATGAGGTGAGCACTCATGTCCATGCATGTGAATGTGGAGAACTTTTTCGATACATGGCCACACGCAACGCTTTCAACTAGAGTATCCAAGTTAAATCCACGTGTATATGAGAGATCAGAGAAGCACCACGCTGAATGTAtagaaaaattacatgaaaataatgtGAACTATGCAATTGATTGTTAAAGCAAGAAACTCATGAATCATTAAACTCACAATGTGCAGATGCGTGCAGCAGTTCGAGAAGTTGCAAAATACTTTCCAACAGCTATAATCAGTGGTAGAAGCAGAGATAAGGTAACACATTAAGAATTTTTCTAGTTGTCGGGTTTGTGGGGCAGTTTATGAGGCAGAGTTTGAGAATGTCGATGGTCTCTTTCGTGCAGGTGAAAGGATTTGTACagttgaataatatatattatgctgGAAGCCATGGGATGGACATCATGGCACCACCTAGGCCGGCTAGGTCCAGTGATGGAAAATACCATACTGTTTCCCTTGACAGAAAGGTAAAAATGATTAGTCCATCTCTCCTCTTTTTTGGTGATCAAGCCACATGTTTTCTGCTATAAACCATGAAAATTAGTTAAGAAAGAACACagagaaaattctcaatcataggATGGTTTTAAGAAAGGACATGTTCTTAATTCCCTCTTATCTAATCACATGCTTTGTTCAATTTGGTAGGGCAATGATGCTGTCTTTCAACCTGCTCAGAAATTTTTGCCTGCAATTCAAAAGGTAAGTCAGATTCTTTATTTTGAAGGGCCATTTTTGGTCTTACCAGACACCAATTATACCTTGTTTCTCACTATGATTATGGCCATGGAGTAAAAATTTCTCTGTGTACTTGTAACAGATTTTGAAAGAACTGGAAGAGGCAATTATGAAAATACCAGGTGCCAGAGTAGAGAACAACAGATTTTGTGCCTCCGTACATTTTCGACAAGTTAGAGAGGAGGTAAAATCAAGACCTAAGCTCAAATCTTTTGGTGTGGTTTCATTACAGCATCTTCATCACCACCACAACTATGGCattatgagttttttctttgagaagaaaggaatttgaaaatacaacttttttcttcttttgatcaGGATTATGGGACCTTAGAGGAGAAGGTGAAGTCCATACTTAAACACTATCCAGACTTTCGCTTGGGTTGGGGTAAAAAGGTATGCATAAATCTTTCAAGACTCTATCTATAGTTCTCGATATAACTAATAAGATCGTCCTCTAATTTTTCTGTAAATTCGCATGAAGGTTATGGAAATACGACCATCAATAGAATGGGACAAAGGCAATGCCCTGGAATATTTACTCGATACTCTAGGGTTAGGTAACTGCACCGATGTTCTCCCACTTTACATTGGAGATGACATAACAGATGAAGATGCTTTCAAGGTATtgttacaagaaaaattataactttagTTTGAGCCTGATCAAGAAATACTGCTTCATGGAGTTGCTAAACTTGTTCTTATATCCAAACCATCGCAGGTAATTCAAAAGAGAGGCCAAGGGTGTCCGATCGTTGTCACTTCCAGTCCCAAGGATACTAAAGCCTCATACTCCCTGTATGAACCATCAGAAGTGTTGACATTCTTGTTGCGTCTAGCAAGGTGGAGGAAATCCTCTAGTTCGAGTAGGTCAGTACTATCTCAGGTTTGGGGTGTGAGTGGTTGAAAACTTGAAGTTGAAACCAAGTATTAGCACTACGCAGAGAATATTGGGATAGAAATAAAGATGTGTTTATAAATATAGAGAGGAAAGCTAGGAGGAGGTTGAGGGAATATGAGCAGGAAACCAGTTGTTTCATCCCTTTTATCTGTTGTTTTGTATGGTATTATGCTTACCACTTGTAAACTAGAAATCAAGttcaatataaatacaaaaatgttTGCAAAAATGACTGCATCTTGACTGCCACAGATTGTTTTCTTGGATCTTGAGGTGTGGGTATGAAATCCTGTGATGTTTTGGAAACTATGATGAAAGAAATGCCTAGGCAAAGCCATTGAAACCTTGGCATCTCGGCTTCTGTTTCTGAAGTGCCACCATCTGCTGTTGATACCCTAGCAAGTACCAAATCGAACACATAGTCTATcgtattattgttattttatctcaaaataTTCATCCTGAAATAATATCAGTTATTCAATGGTTTAATTCACCCCACTATCAATGATTGAATGTATTTGGAAAACGATAGGCTATTTTGGGATGAACAGCTAAAGAATATTGCTGAACTTGTCTTTCTTTGTTATTAAAACTCCTTTTTATAAGGAATGTATAATGATGTAGTTGATACAAATTCAAAGACCTCATAAGTTAGTTTAACAAAGAATAAGTTTAGAATAAATAGAGTTATTATCTTTTGAACTCTagataatcctaaataaaaaataataataataataataatcggaataaaactagtattttgaaaaaaataagctaAAGGGAATTTTAAACATATAGGAAGATCAAGTTGTGATTTTGGACAAATTGAAAGTCTAATTATACCCTATTTTACTCAAAATGGAAAAGACAATGCAGATTccagatcaaattaaattattattggacaaatctgcataaaaattaagctcaagaacataattagatttttaatagaccgatttgatttaatcatggaccaaattaaagtttaattatgtttaagaattaatttaggtcaaATTGAAGGGTTTAATTAGGTACAAGGACTAATTATACTATAAAtggatcaaaataattttattagggtttaatttgtgaaaaattaaatttgagggCCCAATTTGAACTTAATTGAGAAGGTCAGAATTTTAGGAGATCATATCTAATTTTTACCaaatcaattgattgaaatcaggagaaaattgtaagaaaattaaagttttaggatcaattaggggctaaattgaagaaattcacagccAATAACCATTTTTAAAAAGACACCAAACACTGGGGACCTAATTGGCTGAAatagggggtgaaattgaaaaaaaaataaaagtttaatggtcaattaaggtCAAGTTGTATaaatctgaaaccaaggaccaatgTGAAAAGGTGTCAAAATTTGGGGCTaaaattgaagttcatcaggggctaaattgcataaaattaaaagtttgaagccaatcagggatgtaattgaaagaaatcagaaatcaaatgactaaattgaatgtTACCAATACGGCGCTGTTTTggttactgttcatcttcttcttcaatttttctctaaaaagacTACTCAATGGGCTACTTTTCATGGGCATTTAATACTTCATTTCttcaccaaatttgacaaagatTGCATGAAAATAATCACCCAACATCTTACTACACCCCGGTATGGTATGTTCTGACCAATTGACACCATATCTATCGTGGCTCCGACCCAAAGAGGTCAACTCAGGCAGCCTTCAACTACCAGATTTGACAATTCATGTTGACCACTTTGAACCAATTGTTGGGATCTTTCGGGGCCgaatcaagggccaagatttggCACCATAAAAGACAACATATCCCTCTTCcaccccctataaatagggATAAATTTCATGGCCTTAGCAGGAAGAAATCGGAGGCCaaacttgaagaaaaaccaGTATTTCCCCTAGTTTTTCTGccattatcattttcttttcttttccccctCTACCACCATGACCCAGCAGTAGCAGCCACCACCTTGTATAGCATCTTTCATCCTTCCTAACAGCAACACTAGCGACGACTCTCTCCTCAACCACTCCTGCAGCTCCAGCACCGGCCACAGTAATAGCAACTCCAGCAATGTGAACAGTGACAACACCGACAGCCAACCCCTCCACCAACGCAACCACCAGCCTCTCGTCGACCACCCAAACCAACAACTCCTCTCCCCTACGTTAGGTAGCctcccttttcttcttgttccaTCACTCATTCCCCCCGACCTGCAACCTTTTCAGTTGCATGCAGAATGTGAACTTTGATTCATGTTctgcaaaaaaattaactcttgAAATGGGCTGGACCCGTTTTGGCCCAGCCCCTTTGGTCGGGCCTGATCCAGTTCAAAAacgaaaaaagagagagaggccaGGTTTAGTAGGTCGATGTTGGCCCAACCAAACTCGACTATGTCAGGCCTGgcccatatatttaataataatatcataatatcataataatattaaaatacaaaaaaaatcaaaagccctttaaaattttttgtgattttcttgtatgtttttctaataattttgcataatatcggacTTTATATTTACATCGTAAGATACATatctgatattaaaatacctgatttcctccaaaacatttcaaaaaaaaataaaaaattcaaaaacaaatctaaaaaaaaattaaactaatttcctctttcaaaaaaaatattttattttcatgcatacagccaaattttaaaagttttccaagcatactttttataaaaaaaaattaaaaattgtatttttctcatgttttaaaaattccaaaaaaaaaatggatatcgtaactagtttatgattattcgTTTGGATTTTGCCATAATATCAAAAACCTttcaccaatcattttgttcattttacattatggttttgatgtagactttaatattcgGGGTGTAAAACTACATAGTAGAGTATACCCTCAAAAATTAAAGATGCAAAGtgcaaaataaattagatgctaaaatttagactttagaatggttaggatttcaCCCattaaggtagagactctctcacgAGGGGAGATCTACCTTAAACTTTAGAAAAAGACCAATAGATAGAAACTTgatctagaaaaacaatcaaacaacaatgcagctcacctcaggtagggtgtacTAGGGGGTCTTTCCCTTACACAACCAGTCCTTTACCCAAACTCTCACAAACCATAGATTTCCTAGTAACCTTAATACTAGGTAGCGACTCATGAAccttaatcaaaattttatgattatactTTAAACCTTATTTTCACACTTCTCTAAAGGCAGGCTTGTCGTTCTTGACATCGTGCATACCAtgacaatttgaaaaaaatcctaGTCCAAGCTAGGTCTTGGATTGGCAGGTTaataggttaacctgtcaagccGATTCGAGTctaataattatgtttattaaaaatgcatacacttgtaaaatgtttttactGATTAAACCATTAagtttgagtttaataattttttaattattttatttaaattcaataatataatgTTATCCATACTTAAAAACCAACAAGGACTATACGTCACTTTCAAATAAGTAGTTTTCAACTTTACACTTTATTTGTTTGGTATTTTGGTACAGACATGGTTATTAAATTCATCTCGAAAATTGATTTTGTCAAGTGGTCGGATCGAGGGTCACACAAGTTGGGGTCAACTCCGGTCAAccagaaaaaatagaaaaaaaaacattatatttgatattttaatatccaACATGGAAAAGTTTTGAAACAATACACGTGGATGTAAACTATAAGAAAGAAATGTGGggcataaattttaatatagttatcccatattaaaaagttaagaaactaTTCATATGGAAGTAgactatatataattatcatacattaaaaagttaagaaacaatctTTCTGGATGAAagctataacaaaaaaatacgtGTTAAGTATTCATAAATTAGTTTTACAATTTTAGggtttattcaaaaattaaaaaaaaaaagttgattctTACTTTTGTTATATCGGGTCATTTGAATTACAGGTTAACCCAACAAGTCACCTGGATTTGACCGAGTCAATTGTATCTTTGAGTATTTCTGGTTTGAAACCCAACCTGAGTCAACTCGTTGGGCCAGACCGGGTATCATAACTATGGTACAAGtacttttcaaaagtatttttcgtttaaaaatatatcaaaatgatattttttctcatatttttttatatcagcacatcaaaaccatcGAAAAGTACTAAGACAATCATCAATTTAAACCTTTTCAaatgaaatgtaattttaaaactcacTTAAAAACAGAAGCTATCATTACTCACAAACactataaattacaaaatatagtAAAGGATCTACGAAAAGGGTCCCAAATCCATTGTATATtgcattatttatattaatagtgaaactttttttttatttcggtcatcagattttttttatttgcaatttcaTTCCTCCAAATTGTATTAGCATGGTTTTATGTGTTaagatttctttcaattttcattaTCTCACATATACAAAGTGTCAAGAAATATAATTCAATGATGAATTGAAGaacaattttaagaaatataacttcaatttagaaagaagaagaagaatgaccaaattctttttagaaaaaaaaaaacacatttgtaTATTAGCGTAGAAAACTTTAAATTTCCacctaaaatttttttatctatttatttggtccctattattttagcattttacatttcaatcctaaattttattttattttacgtTTCAATCTCTAGATattaagagaggagagaaagtcATTAGAAAATATTACGGGGAGACAAAGTGCTCGGAATGCCATATTTTGATCATTAAAAAGATCAATCATGATGTTAAATGGGTTTGTCTTTTCAAATAGAATTCAATgaatgtgtttttatattttaaacatggtaaaaaaatagattaaatcaTTACaggttttttattagtttaactTTTGTATTTTGTGGGTGTTTAGGGGTTGAAAATGAGTTCGTTAAGGATTTTAGGTGGTGTTAGGTGATTTCATGTGAAAACAtattgaaaataagtttttaaggTCTAAAAACTTGGACCCtgattttttgagattttttgtaaaattagcatagtaaattaaaaaaattagcaaattaacttaggttaaaaaggatttgaaaaaatagaacaatttGACCATATCGCACTCCAGAAGGACGACTTTTACTAAATATCATTATTCCTAACCACGATAAGATAGTTGTCACACTTCAGAATATCGACATTTAGTAAATGTCACGCTTTTGTCACACTTCAGAATATCTCTCCCAAATtgacttgagtcattttttgtccttttttaaataatttttttttattttcatattttaatattgagtttattgagactttataatttgttttgatttgctttatatatcttcttgaataatttttttcaattaaactatgtttttatcgTCCAAGTGGCCTTTTAACTATCAAGTCAACCGAGTCATACCAGATCAATCCcactcaatttaaattttttttactaaaaaaaaaattaataataactaaacattttttatgttaaaaaaaattaatctagccATCATCATGTTACACACCAATGATTtagtatatattatgttttgttttgttttattaaaaataaacatctttctattcttcaattaaaaaaaaccatgttgacGTTTCTTCCTTCTCTTAGGttgaaaattaacttaaaatcatGTCTacaatataatattagaaactAACTTTAGAATTATAAAACTAGTAATAGCAAAAGAAACTAAACAAGATTGGACggaccatgttaaaaaaaagagagatcgGGATTTGAGAGGActaaagaaatgagaaaaatttTACTGTTTCAAAATTAGAACCTGAATTTCATACAACTGAACATGGCCAAATATGGTGATTAGCCATCAATAGCTTCCAATAGTTGGTTTGAACCCTTGTGAAAAAATTGCCACTAAAAGGATAGAACTTTCTGACTGTTTTTATGCTATAACATTTGAAACAAGTTCACGTCAACCTAATGGATAAGAATGACACATTGATTATATTGAAGAAACTGAAGTCCAAC
It encodes:
- the LOC7475609 gene encoding probable trehalose-phosphate phosphatase 4 — translated: MFKRNLAKFNQAMGFQRSSYWQKVQPGSDLSTKETAPNSSHPVTNEAVSDDADYSSWMVDHPSALTSFDQMMKDAKGKKIVVFLDYDGTLSPIVNDPDRAFMSDEMRAAVREVAKYFPTAIISGRSRDKVKGFVQLNNIYYAGSHGMDIMAPPRPARSSDGKYHTVSLDRKGNDAVFQPAQKFLPAIQKILKELEEAIMKIPGARVENNRFCASVHFRQVREEDYGTLEEKVKSILKHYPDFRLGWGKKVMEIRPSIEWDKGNALEYLLDTLGLGNCTDVLPLYIGDDITDEDAFKVIQKRGQGCPIVVTSSPKDTKASYSLYEPSEVLTFLLRLARWRKSSSSSRSVLSQVWGVSG